The Anaerolineales bacterium genome includes the window GCGGAGCACCAAGCGGCGGACGATGTCGGAAATCCAAACATGAATCTGCGCTATAATCCAGCCCAGGTTGGTGGAGTCGAGAGAAAAAAACTCCGGAAACCAAGAAGCCCATCTCGCTGGGGAAGGATCCGTTCCCGCCCCAAACCTCAAGGAGGAAGGATGAAACGCTGGGTCGTGGCTCTTCTGCTAAGCATGTTTGTCATCAGCTGCAGTCCCGCCAAGGTCAAGGTCATCGTCGCCACCGATGCCACCTGGCCGCCGTTCGAGTACGTGGATGAAGAGACCAAGGAAATCATCGGTTTCGACATCGACCTGATGAAGGCCATTGCCGAGAAGGAAAACCTGGACGTGGAATTCGTCAACGTCGCCTGGGACGCGCTGCTGGCCGGCGTGGCCCAGTGCCAGTACGACGCCGCGATCTCCTCCGTCTCGATCACCGAGGAGCGCAAAGCCAACATGGCCTTCTCGGATCCGTACTACACCGTCGGACAGCAGATCGTCGTCGCCGCGGACAACGCCGACATCGCCGGCGAGGC containing:
- a CDS encoding basic amino acid ABC transporter substrate-binding protein, with protein sequence MKRWVVALLLSMFVISCSPAKVKVIVATDATWPPFEYVDEETKEIIGFDIDLMKAIAEKENLDVEFVNVAWDALLAGVAQCQYDAAISSVSITEERKANMAFSDPYYTVGQQIVVAADNADIAGEADLTGKRIGAQISTTGAELVDGIEGAELINYNTIGLAFQALMNGDVDAVVADNVMALGYVAKYSDKLKAVGEPLTGESIGIAVCKTKTDLLKKLNSGLAKVKAEGLIDELNKKWVETLDLGE